From Cytophagales bacterium, the proteins below share one genomic window:
- a CDS encoding HlyD family efflux transporter periplasmic adaptor subunit → MKEVLPEAFTKQTIQHYTFKHGRYSREIYLLLLITIIGLFALLPIIKVPISQSAQGHITSSEDSHLIMSPVSARIEMTRVVENAQFVKGDTIMTFRNENIMKNLEYLNSQINLLHLKTEDLLFLLSGKKNKNLLNTEEYRQVLIEYQARISHLELMISGSQKVMDRQLELYKAQVISKVEYERDELKHETNVKELDLYQSKVKAIWQSKVSELNDQLTRLNTDRSNYELQIHELYVIAPVDGTIKNALGLSEEQFIERGVKLAEMSPDFDLIALCSVPASEIGLLELNQKASIKVDAYNYNDWGVISGEVKDISKDSYLSEQGFRYYLVKCILDQKSLNLENGVIGNLERGMTVNVSFLVTKRSLFQLLFDNIDDWLNPYNS, encoded by the coding sequence ATGAAGGAAGTACTACCGGAGGCCTTTACAAAACAAACTATCCAACACTATACATTTAAACATGGTAGGTATTCTAGGGAAATTTATCTTCTCCTTTTGATAACAATTATTGGACTCTTTGCACTGCTCCCGATCATAAAAGTTCCAATTTCTCAAAGCGCTCAAGGACATATTACTTCATCGGAAGATAGTCACCTGATTATGTCTCCCGTTTCTGCTCGCATTGAGATGACAAGAGTTGTTGAGAATGCACAATTTGTTAAAGGTGATACAATCATGACTTTTCGTAATGAGAATATCATGAAGAATCTAGAATACTTGAATTCACAGATTAATCTGCTCCATCTGAAAACTGAGGATTTACTATTCCTATTATCCGGGAAGAAAAATAAAAACCTACTAAATACTGAAGAATATCGACAGGTTTTGATAGAGTATCAGGCACGGATATCTCATCTTGAATTGATGATCTCAGGATCACAAAAAGTGATGGATCGTCAATTAGAGCTTTATAAAGCACAAGTAATTTCAAAAGTGGAGTATGAGAGAGATGAGCTTAAGCACGAAACAAATGTCAAAGAATTAGACCTTTATCAAAGTAAAGTAAAAGCTATTTGGCAGAGTAAGGTTTCTGAATTGAACGACCAACTCACCAGATTAAATACAGATCGTTCGAATTATGAATTGCAAATTCATGAATTGTATGTCATTGCACCGGTTGATGGTACGATTAAGAATGCCTTAGGCTTAAGTGAAGAGCAATTCATCGAAAGAGGAGTTAAGTTGGCTGAAATGTCACCTGATTTTGATCTTATTGCCCTTTGTTCCGTGCCTGCCAGTGAAATTGGCCTGTTGGAACTTAATCAGAAAGCATCCATCAAAGTAGATGCCTATAACTACAACGATTGGGGAGTAATTAGTGGAGAAGTGAAGGATATTTCAAAGGATTCTTATTTAAGTGAACAGGGCTTCAGGTATTATCTGGTCAAGTGCATTTTAGATCAGAAGTCACTGAATTTAGAAAATGGTGTAATCGGCAACTTGGAAAGAGGTATGACCGTAAACGTAAGTTTTCTTGTCACGAAAAGAAGTCTGTTTCAATTGCTATTTGATAACATAGATGATTGGTTAAATCCATATAATAGTTGA
- a CDS encoding N-6 DNA methylase, translating to MMEVAVTFNKEKGRDELLFSEELPKGTATFLKEKIGLRQHFKSPRKWLSINHPAYQNYLQALAEALAKGASIESVPLLPSFESSLANINQNRFSYVTISFGTEDHIKQEEYVVFDPFKKVSTFVAESFGRQKFGSAFKEVRVFPRTQKVKARALFKEGMILAPKADDFNEGSGLRNDEVPTPKQLSIAERKQLVKQFIAFAAKREEDLPEVQIEGHEFPILLSGWLRHNYPEYHHLKEEIWPVVENAREKTQHEDETPLAEHSTVVLADYKSFRNAKDFGIEILKESESYADEEGVETLRAEKAENWKLVELSLKDVQLKDVKASLGLGFVQESFDYWKEKIASGERPPILLFRSLKGGAPFYDLLDGHHRLLAYQALKIEKVKAIVQSADATKDIVFRHFCDLYAFDIKADAKLCQPSWELTLSAFVERAAKRKARSSSNRDSDSQEPIGQEHKEVVKAALSQGLDLRKEVLKDYPELTKEHHSDYLDRVIAHMHDAYAANKRVTKGQVEKLAKALKVLNMGIMWESVELSWMLWYRALYREPIPFEHRLAKMIHFWHHVQPTYAYSDSSKEIYKQYSTPCPIGAIVAEYTGMKNARRIFEPSAGNGLLLVGADPAKTHANEIDKTRIKSLEFVQFSTITSFNAAEPFPKTLDRSFDVVITNPPFSRWEEEKYDKAYIIQTYFHNHIGLAQNIRLEHVMSGLALHTMKDNGRAAIIIMGHIYFGEDGLIAKYRPFFNWLFRHYKVDDVINLNSFKLYNKQGAIEKTMLILISGRKPKPAGVAPQSWQRPEFNEMVNSFEALWQRVKQHLINQSQANAQSKGDIDQVIEQLKNELEP from the coding sequence ATGATGGAGGTTGCGGTTACATTTAATAAAGAAAAAGGACGGGATGAATTGCTCTTTAGTGAGGAGCTTCCTAAAGGGACGGCAACTTTTCTTAAGGAAAAGATTGGATTAAGGCAGCATTTCAAAAGCCCTAGAAAGTGGCTTAGTATTAATCACCCCGCTTACCAAAACTATTTACAAGCGCTGGCGGAAGCTCTTGCTAAGGGTGCTTCCATAGAGTCGGTGCCTTTGCTTCCTTCCTTCGAATCTTCCTTAGCGAATATCAATCAAAACAGGTTTAGTTACGTAACGATTTCCTTCGGTACGGAGGATCATATTAAGCAGGAAGAATATGTAGTATTTGATCCCTTTAAGAAGGTTTCCACATTTGTAGCGGAATCTTTCGGCAGGCAAAAATTCGGAAGTGCCTTTAAGGAAGTGCGTGTTTTTCCAAGGACGCAAAAGGTTAAAGCGAGAGCACTCTTTAAGGAGGGAATGATTCTTGCTCCTAAAGCAGATGACTTCAACGAGGGAAGTGGGTTAAGGAATGATGAGGTTCCAACTCCTAAGCAACTTTCAATTGCTGAAAGAAAACAACTTGTTAAGCAATTCATTGCTTTTGCTGCTAAGCGAGAAGAGGACTTACCGGAAGTGCAGATCGAGGGTCATGAATTTCCGATTCTCCTTTCGGGTTGGCTAAGACACAACTATCCAGAATACCATCACCTTAAGGAAGAGATTTGGCCTGTCGTCGAAAATGCACGGGAAAAAACACAACACGAGGACGAAACCCCTTTAGCGGAACATTCCACAGTTGTCTTAGCCGACTACAAGTCATTTAGGAACGCTAAGGATTTTGGAATTGAAATCCTTAAGGAAAGTGAGTCTTATGCCGATGAGGAAGGTGTAGAGACACTAAGGGCGGAAAAGGCTGAAAACTGGAAGCTGGTTGAGTTGTCCCTTAAGGATGTTCAATTAAAAGATGTAAAAGCTTCTTTAGGGTTAGGTTTTGTTCAGGAATCTTTTGACTACTGGAAGGAAAAGATAGCCAGCGGTGAAAGGCCTCCTATTTTACTTTTCAGATCCCTTAAAGGAGGAGCGCCTTTTTATGATCTACTTGATGGGCATCACAGGCTGCTGGCTTATCAGGCACTGAAAATTGAGAAGGTCAAAGCGATTGTTCAAAGTGCCGATGCGACTAAAGACATTGTCTTTCGGCATTTCTGCGATTTATATGCTTTTGACATAAAGGCAGATGCTAAACTGTGTCAACCTTCTTGGGAACTGACTTTAAGTGCCTTTGTAGAACGAGCAGCAAAGAGAAAAGCAAGAAGCTCATCTAATCGGGATTCAGATAGTCAAGAACCTATTGGTCAAGAGCATAAGGAAGTTGTGAAGGCTGCTTTATCGCAAGGTCTTGATTTACGAAAGGAAGTACTAAAGGATTATCCCGAACTCACTAAGGAGCATCACTCAGACTACCTTGATCGAGTCATTGCCCACATGCATGATGCCTATGCAGCAAACAAGCGTGTTACTAAAGGCCAGGTCGAAAAGTTGGCGAAAGCGCTAAAGGTTTTAAACATGGGCATCATGTGGGAATCGGTGGAGTTAAGCTGGATGCTATGGTATCGTGCGCTTTATCGTGAGCCGATCCCCTTTGAGCATCGACTGGCGAAAATGATCCATTTCTGGCATCATGTTCAACCTACTTACGCCTATTCTGATAGCTCAAAGGAGATATATAAGCAATACTCCACCCCATGCCCCATTGGTGCCATTGTAGCAGAATACACAGGCATGAAAAACGCCAGGCGGATTTTTGAGCCAAGTGCCGGAAATGGATTGCTCCTGGTAGGCGCTGACCCGGCAAAGACGCATGCCAATGAGATTGACAAGACAAGAATTAAATCCCTGGAGTTTGTTCAGTTTTCAACGATTACCTCATTCAATGCCGCCGAGCCATTTCCAAAAACACTGGATCGATCCTTTGATGTAGTCATCACCAATCCACCCTTCTCACGATGGGAAGAAGAGAAGTATGACAAGGCGTATATTATCCAAACCTACTTTCATAATCACATCGGCCTGGCCCAAAATATTCGATTGGAGCATGTCATGAGCGGATTGGCCCTGCATACGATGAAGGACAATGGACGGGCGGCCATCATCATCATGGGGCATATCTATTTTGGTGAGGATGGCCTGATCGCTAAGTACCGTCCATTTTTCAATTGGCTGTTCCGCCATTACAAGGTGGATGATGTCATCAACCTGAACTCTTTCAAACTCTACAACAAACAAGGGGCCATTGAAAAGACGATGTTGATCCTCATTTCTGGTCGTAAACCCAAACCTGCAGGTGTGGCACCTCAATCGTGGCAACGGCCCGAATTCAATGAAATGGTAAACAGCTTTGAAGCACTCTGGCAACGTGTAAAGCAACACCTGATTAATCAAAGCCAGGCCAACGCCCAATCCAAGGGTGATATAGATCAAGTAATCGAGCAACTAAAAAATGAATTAGAACCATGA
- a CDS encoding strawberry notch C-terminal domain-containing protein, translating to MSEEQLIIETEEFAQDVGEVKAIASQESELVEYIPKSKAPYRLNTLIPRNMAFEVQKALNGVVKQHGNIDNYVRNHLKYQTSEELWKGLGAEQVDSVALYLNQFHREQGIIIADQTGIGKGRQAASVIRHAILNGYMPVFFTRKPDLFTDIYRDLKSIGHSKINPFIINTDKHARIKDSDGNVIFSPPSSTEQYHTLTEEYEVPTESPESKEWHKRIGRKLPNPEEVPNITLIDTIDHVPGDYDVVFTTYSQIQAAHVFKRLWLAKVVASAVEGSKKYKPVVFILDESHMAGGYDSIIGTWMRDVLPQTKACCYLSATFAKYPEVMPLYAKKTAIQETRQDEGSFVGAMLRGGLALQEIVASNLAESSQLIRRQRSNEGIKVEYITLDKEPQRSKNRNRVNRIVRLMNEVVKFEEDFITPHLQTLHARAKSEGEHLKQRPRSLGVKQSPYFSRVFNIVDQLLFSLKVEEVAKQAIALLNEDKKVVVAFKSTMGAFLHDLNLKSGDMIMPEQMDFARTLIKGLESVLSFNYTDIEGRKSRMTIDLDELHPLAREQYDEIKKAMWAESTGLSISPIDVFIHTLESTLKSKSLGGHDGDTFRVGEVTGRNQRIRFDENDALVESFRSDTEKSFRLFNSGELDVLLINQSGSTGSSAHASQDFVDQRVRSMIIHQFELDINVEVQKRGRTNRTGQVALPEYYYMVSDIPAEQRLMTMLKGKLKSLDANTTASQKTSDDTLNSPDFFNKYGDKVAWTWIRENPAMKEKLGYPTFHKEKTDYGYRWVDNESKEGAIKQVTGRAGLLEVADQEMVYKELLEKYEYQIEYEIQRGTYDLETEFLPLDAEIKKRYLFKQGLGGRTPFARDTIRDESIVNNLKKPYTKDEVDKILVDQLQGKKPKQVQLALVNEIKEKYPKLVEEREAERQKTIDKLQEELESMQAMGSGEDDDENDKIERNRESLRELIDNKKDNLKHYIEELKYIGNEIFKVIQYWEIGEVVTVPILGSYKTSTGIYLGVNVKRSVNNPYTLGNISLRFAVVDARRMVEYRLSGEERSAISRIYTDSKELEEVDKKQVLTNWNELVKEASAKREKRHILTENIVAAADLIGSMNKLIRYNTTDGVIKNGIMLHRDYGKEGEDKNAMLPISESKPYIEGLAVDGIFSDHQLRVMFKRIGTNLYQVLVAKKGNFEIYTSDKLRSLLERAEGEDDQTPDFVQNASDMTGVIHQRNLGLFLERLDGHGLQFLGAAKELEDWEIENKEDWNTKTSRKGTFKYELGRPYGQGSNPTTSFVDYEEPSDNYPYGAVVYDRPLSDKEKYNYSLIPIYNHVEEPYQSWKAIILKSDLKEDFIKAIEAVRSGQSKDMRLSDAFLQLGFFITNNPHEDGNPEFVFGRFSEEELGRAAFEDMLWVISPIDELIEKLRIELSRS from the coding sequence ATGAGCGAAGAACAACTAATAATAGAAACCGAAGAATTTGCACAGGATGTTGGGGAAGTTAAAGCTATAGCCTCCCAAGAGAGTGAACTGGTCGAATATATTCCCAAATCCAAAGCTCCCTACAGGCTCAATACACTCATTCCCCGAAACATGGCTTTTGAAGTTCAGAAGGCTTTGAATGGCGTGGTAAAGCAACATGGCAATATTGATAATTACGTCCGTAATCACCTCAAATACCAAACAAGCGAAGAACTGTGGAAGGGACTTGGTGCGGAACAAGTTGATTCTGTTGCCCTTTATCTCAATCAATTTCATCGGGAACAGGGAATCATCATCGCAGATCAAACGGGTATTGGTAAAGGGCGGCAGGCCGCTTCAGTGATCAGGCATGCGATTCTAAATGGCTACATGCCTGTTTTCTTTACCAGAAAACCAGATCTATTTACCGATATATACCGAGACCTGAAGAGTATCGGACATTCGAAGATCAACCCTTTCATTATCAATACTGATAAGCATGCCAGGATCAAGGATTCCGACGGCAATGTGATTTTCAGCCCTCCATCTAGTACTGAGCAGTATCACACCCTGACTGAGGAATACGAAGTTCCCACCGAAAGCCCTGAATCGAAGGAGTGGCATAAGCGAATTGGTAGAAAACTTCCGAATCCCGAAGAAGTTCCTAACATCACTCTCATTGATACCATTGATCATGTTCCTGGTGATTATGATGTGGTATTTACTACCTATTCCCAAATACAAGCAGCCCATGTCTTCAAGCGGCTTTGGTTAGCCAAGGTGGTGGCTTCAGCAGTAGAAGGAAGCAAGAAATACAAGCCGGTGGTATTCATCCTGGATGAATCACACATGGCCGGAGGCTATGACAGTATCATCGGTACCTGGATGCGGGATGTCCTTCCTCAGACCAAAGCTTGCTGTTACTTAAGTGCCACGTTCGCTAAGTATCCAGAAGTGATGCCCCTTTATGCGAAGAAGACTGCTATTCAGGAAACCAGACAGGACGAAGGAAGTTTTGTGGGAGCAATGCTCAGGGGAGGCCTGGCGCTTCAGGAAATTGTGGCCAGTAACCTGGCTGAAAGTAGCCAACTCATCCGTAGGCAACGATCCAATGAAGGCATCAAGGTGGAATACATCACTTTGGACAAAGAGCCACAAAGATCAAAGAACAGGAATCGGGTAAATCGCATTGTCCGCCTGATGAATGAAGTCGTCAAGTTTGAAGAAGACTTCATTACGCCACACCTCCAAACACTTCATGCAAGGGCAAAATCAGAAGGCGAGCATTTAAAGCAGCGCCCAAGGAGTTTGGGAGTAAAACAGTCCCCCTATTTCTCCAGAGTATTCAATATTGTTGATCAACTCCTGTTCAGCCTCAAAGTGGAAGAGGTCGCTAAACAAGCTATTGCATTACTCAATGAAGACAAGAAAGTTGTAGTTGCTTTCAAGAGTACGATGGGAGCTTTTCTGCATGACCTTAACCTTAAGAGTGGAGACATGATTATGCCTGAGCAAATGGATTTTGCCAGGACACTGATCAAAGGACTGGAAAGTGTACTGTCATTCAACTACACCGATATCGAAGGTCGTAAATCCAGAATGACCATTGACCTGGACGAGCTTCATCCGCTAGCAAGGGAACAATACGATGAAATCAAAAAGGCCATGTGGGCAGAAAGTACCGGTCTTTCGATTTCTCCAATCGATGTGTTCATCCATACTTTGGAGTCCACCTTGAAAAGCAAATCCCTGGGTGGACATGATGGCGACACGTTCAGGGTTGGAGAAGTTACCGGTAGAAATCAACGGATCAGGTTTGATGAAAATGATGCTCTGGTTGAGAGCTTCAGATCAGACACGGAAAAATCCTTTCGACTTTTCAACAGTGGCGAACTGGATGTGTTGCTGATCAATCAAAGTGGCAGTACAGGCTCTTCGGCACACGCTTCTCAGGACTTTGTTGACCAACGAGTAAGGTCGATGATCATCCATCAGTTTGAGTTGGACATCAATGTGGAAGTTCAAAAGAGAGGTCGAACGAATCGCACGGGTCAGGTCGCTTTACCAGAGTACTACTACATGGTCTCAGATATTCCTGCAGAACAACGATTGATGACCATGTTGAAGGGCAAGCTTAAATCACTTGATGCCAATACAACTGCTTCCCAAAAAACCAGTGATGACACCTTAAACTCACCCGACTTTTTTAACAAATACGGCGATAAAGTAGCCTGGACCTGGATTCGTGAAAATCCAGCGATGAAAGAAAAGCTGGGCTACCCGACTTTCCATAAGGAGAAAACCGATTATGGGTATCGATGGGTAGACAATGAGAGTAAAGAAGGAGCCATCAAACAGGTGACAGGACGTGCGGGCTTATTGGAAGTAGCCGATCAGGAGATGGTTTACAAAGAGCTTTTAGAGAAATATGAGTACCAAATCGAATACGAAATACAACGTGGTACTTATGATTTGGAAACCGAGTTTTTACCACTTGATGCCGAAATCAAAAAGCGATACCTCTTCAAGCAAGGTTTAGGAGGACGTACTCCTTTTGCCAGGGACACGATCAGGGACGAATCCATTGTCAATAACCTTAAAAAGCCTTACACCAAGGATGAGGTGGATAAAATTCTGGTGGACCAACTGCAAGGAAAAAAGCCCAAACAGGTGCAACTGGCATTGGTCAATGAGATCAAAGAGAAATACCCTAAGCTGGTGGAAGAAAGGGAAGCCGAACGTCAGAAAACCATTGACAAGCTCCAGGAAGAATTGGAAAGCATGCAAGCTATGGGCAGTGGTGAAGACGATGATGAAAATGACAAGATCGAGCGAAACAGGGAGAGTCTTCGGGAGTTGATCGACAACAAGAAGGACAACCTTAAGCACTACATTGAAGAGTTGAAATACATCGGAAATGAAATCTTCAAAGTCATTCAGTATTGGGAAATAGGTGAAGTAGTGACTGTTCCGATCTTGGGTTCTTACAAGACCAGTACAGGGATCTATTTGGGTGTAAATGTCAAGCGATCTGTCAACAATCCTTATACGCTTGGAAACATCAGTTTGCGTTTTGCGGTGGTGGATGCCCGTCGAATGGTAGAGTATCGGTTGTCTGGTGAAGAGCGATCAGCCATCAGCAGGATTTACACCGATTCCAAAGAGTTGGAGGAAGTCGATAAAAAGCAGGTGTTGACCAACTGGAATGAATTGGTCAAAGAGGCTTCAGCAAAACGGGAGAAAAGGCATATCCTGACCGAGAACATTGTAGCCGCTGCTGACCTGATCGGCTCAATGAATAAGCTCATCAGGTACAATACCACTGATGGAGTGATCAAAAACGGGATCATGCTCCACAGAGACTATGGCAAGGAAGGAGAAGATAAGAATGCCATGCTTCCCATCTCTGAATCAAAGCCCTACATTGAAGGGCTGGCAGTAGACGGCATTTTTTCAGATCACCAACTAAGGGTGATGTTCAAAAGAATTGGCACGAATCTCTATCAGGTATTGGTAGCCAAAAAAGGAAATTTCGAGATCTATACCAGTGACAAGCTCAGGTCATTACTCGAACGAGCTGAAGGAGAAGATGACCAGACACCTGACTTTGTTCAGAATGCTTCAGACATGACCGGCGTGATCCATCAAAGGAATCTGGGCTTATTCCTCGAAAGACTGGATGGACATGGATTGCAATTTCTGGGTGCAGCCAAGGAACTGGAAGATTGGGAAATTGAGAACAAGGAAGACTGGAATACAAAAACCTCTCGCAAAGGCACTTTCAAATATGAATTAGGACGACCCTACGGACAAGGCAGTAACCCGACCACTTCATTTGTTGATTATGAAGAGCCATCGGACAACTATCCCTATGGTGCAGTGGTTTATGACCGGCCATTGAGTGATAAGGAGAAATACAACTATTCCCTTATTCCGATCTATAACCATGTTGAAGAACCCTATCAGTCCTGGAAGGCTATCATCCTGAAGTCCGACCTGAAGGAAGACTTTATCAAAGCCATTGAAGCGGTCCGAAGCGGACAGTCAAAGGACATGAGGCTGAGTGATGCCTTCCTACAGCTAGGATTCTTTATTACCAATAACCCACATGAAGACGGCAATCCAGAATTTGTGTTTGGAAGGTTTAGTGAAGAAGAACTTGGCAGAGCCGCCTTTGAAGACATGTTATGGGTGATTTCACCCATTGACGAATTGATTGAAAAATTAAGAATTGAGCTGAGCCGCTCCTAG
- a CDS encoding thioredoxin family protein, producing the protein MNRIASLLFTIILVSCQTYEVVETAEELESLWFDKATMEWVLKIESNIVFWVNKIEVIEKIERSENDFKITTSTQTIYATLSNDSVFIDGRWLTRYFKDDLLVPRDNEQIIQRGTAVIQGFIDEIDSLSQGLPFKVYVNDFVLGDQLEYLTEVDSNGVFRLEIEINGTQDIILGYEYFDHWRKLLVSPGDTLTINVPRSGSSENIHFAGNNSSANYDIFYMNELYQSFVPDYITRNRALGYEPDEYLQFRRDYRQSDHRFLDEYCNQNNCTELFQQWFISNSEVEYFSNLMKFSWQSLNYGLGSEKRLIGDLKEQYEQQFMDSINQDSKLYHLSSSYFGLINGISHRVVNYSQETNKKYRQAEIDFLLNNEVLLSNKDREFLLGFKDNGINPKELNEEEKEVWWAIEDRVGNSLMTFRMKSGFEYHMDELSNAENDYTKELLLTQHFYRSILLDRNYEIMDWAFEKTSSQIRNESYVQYLKTLHEEIKSQEAKTELLDLTAIKFDGSGNTLLKKIQKDNVGQSIVIDFWGTWCQPCLKDFEVSEEIKSDLSHVKFIYFCVYSAERNWKNALIKYNPQGDHYLLSPRQTEELLEMFEVKSFPTYLLIDKKGNVHREIPRVTNREEFLKYLEGIG; encoded by the coding sequence GTGAACAGAATAGCTAGCCTCCTATTTACTATTATTTTGGTTTCTTGTCAAACATATGAGGTTGTTGAGACTGCCGAGGAATTAGAAAGTCTATGGTTTGATAAAGCCACGATGGAGTGGGTTTTAAAAATTGAAAGCAACATCGTTTTTTGGGTAAACAAGATCGAAGTAATTGAAAAAATTGAACGCTCAGAGAATGATTTTAAGATCACCACTTCCACACAAACTATTTATGCTACTCTTTCAAATGATTCGGTTTTTATTGATGGCAGATGGCTGACGAGGTATTTTAAGGATGACCTTCTAGTGCCTAGAGATAACGAACAGATAATACAACGAGGAACGGCAGTAATTCAGGGATTTATTGACGAAATAGATTCCTTGAGTCAAGGGCTACCTTTTAAAGTTTACGTCAATGACTTTGTTCTTGGAGATCAATTAGAGTACTTAACTGAAGTAGATTCCAATGGGGTATTCAGGCTAGAAATAGAAATTAACGGAACCCAAGACATCATTCTTGGATATGAATATTTTGATCATTGGAGAAAGTTGTTAGTGTCTCCTGGAGATACTTTGACCATCAATGTGCCACGAAGTGGCTCAAGTGAAAATATTCATTTCGCAGGAAATAACTCATCGGCCAATTATGATATTTTTTATATGAATGAGTTATACCAGTCATTTGTCCCGGATTACATAACGAGAAATCGAGCACTGGGCTATGAACCTGATGAATATCTTCAATTTCGAAGAGATTATAGACAATCAGACCATCGGTTTCTGGACGAATACTGCAATCAAAATAATTGTACTGAGTTATTTCAACAATGGTTTATCAGTAATTCAGAGGTTGAGTACTTTTCCAATCTTATGAAATTCAGCTGGCAAAGTTTGAATTATGGCCTCGGAAGCGAAAAAAGATTAATTGGTGACCTAAAAGAACAATACGAACAACAGTTCATGGATTCTATTAACCAGGATTCGAAATTGTATCATCTTTCTTCTTCTTACTTCGGATTAATTAATGGTATTTCTCATCGTGTTGTTAATTACAGTCAAGAAACTAACAAGAAATATAGGCAAGCTGAGATCGACTTTTTGTTAAACAATGAAGTACTTCTGTCTAATAAGGATAGAGAATTTCTTTTGGGTTTTAAGGATAATGGAATCAATCCCAAGGAACTCAATGAAGAAGAGAAAGAAGTGTGGTGGGCCATCGAAGATAGGGTTGGAAATAGTCTTATGACATTTAGGATGAAATCAGGTTTTGAATATCATATGGATGAGCTTTCAAACGCTGAAAATGATTATACAAAGGAGCTATTGTTAACGCAACACTTTTATAGATCCATCCTACTCGATAGAAATTATGAAATCATGGATTGGGCATTTGAAAAAACTTCTAGTCAAATTCGGAATGAGAGTTATGTCCAGTATTTAAAAACCCTCCATGAAGAAATCAAGTCTCAAGAAGCTAAAACCGAGTTACTTGATCTCACTGCGATAAAATTTGATGGAAGTGGCAATACGCTTCTGAAGAAGATTCAAAAAGACAATGTGGGCCAATCAATTGTTATTGATTTTTGGGGGACATGGTGTCAGCCATGTCTGAAAGATTTTGAAGTTTCAGAAGAGATTAAGTCGGACTTGTCTCATGTGAAATTTATCTACTTCTGCGTTTACTCAGCAGAACGAAACTGGAAGAACGCCCTAATCAAGTACAATCCTCAAGGAGATCACTATCTATTAAGCCCAAGGCAAACAGAAGAGTTACTAGAAATGTTTGAAGTCAAATCATTTCCGACTTATTTGCTGATAGATAAAAAAGGAAATGTTCATCGAGAAATCCCAAGAGTAACAAATCGCGAGGAATTCTTGAAATATCTAGAAGGAATAGGCTAA